A stretch of Miscanthus floridulus cultivar M001 chromosome 13, ASM1932011v1, whole genome shotgun sequence DNA encodes these proteins:
- the LOC136499469 gene encoding pectinesterase inhibitor 10-like, producing MASLPSSAHPLYSSSPVAAADRPPPPPQRQIQTISSSPAVDPALSSSPTVDLAPSSTPAANLTHSSSPTVILAPSSTLADLAPTSAPAADLAPSSLAVDLTPSFSLLLPAQLCPSGGAPGARI from the coding sequence ATGGCGTCCCTCCCCTCATCAGCGCACCCTCTGTACTCGTCTtcaccggtggcggcggcggatcggccccctcctcctccccagCGGCAAATTCAGACCATCTCCTCCTCGCCGGCGGTGGATCCGGCACTCTCCTCTTCCCCGACGGTGGATCTGGCCCCCTCCTCCACACCGGCGGCCAATCTGACCCACTCCTCCTCCCCAACGGTGATTCTAGCCCCCTCCTCTACACTGGCGGATCTGGCCCCCACCTCCGCACCAGCGGCGGATCTAGCCCCCTCGTCCCTGGCGGTGGATCTGACCCCCTCCTTCTCCCTCCTCCTCCCCGCTCAGCTCTGTCCTTCCGGCGGCGCTCCCGGTGCCCGGATCTAG